In one Terriglobia bacterium genomic region, the following are encoded:
- a CDS encoding peptidoglycan DD-metalloendopeptidase family protein translates to MGVSGRKSGLIWSLLIAVFITVVPRYWDYKIDSIPPLLTLPPVPAVPKTEVVEDTIHKNTTLVATLVDYDVSAQIATEVADLVKPVFDLRKLRFGNAFRLEKEIDGTLKAFEYKIDDESVLKVHKATDSYEAKVEKLDLETREKTITAEIHTSLWEALGDLPKREYLATELAEMFQWEVDFSNEIQPGDQIRLIVEESLHDGNFVKYGRVEAAELVNSGRRYRGYLFSDSYYDEKGVSLKRAILASPLKFTPRITSGFTSRRMHPILGVERAHLATDYGAPTGSPVVSVANGTVTFAGWDSGYGNLVRIKHAGGLTSGYGHLSKIAAGVQPGHAIKQGELVGLVGQTGLATGPHLHFMMAKNGTPINPVPSLKKGEPALPIEGSIKAEFAKSIVPVQAKLDALDSNSPALTAARR, encoded by the coding sequence GTGGGAGTTTCAGGGCGAAAGTCGGGATTGATCTGGTCGTTGCTGATTGCGGTGTTCATCACTGTGGTGCCCCGTTACTGGGACTACAAGATCGATTCTATCCCTCCGCTTCTGACTCTTCCGCCCGTCCCCGCGGTTCCCAAGACCGAAGTCGTTGAAGACACGATTCATAAGAACACGACCCTGGTCGCGACACTGGTCGATTACGACGTTTCTGCCCAGATTGCCACCGAAGTGGCGGATCTTGTGAAACCCGTCTTCGACCTGAGGAAGCTCCGGTTCGGCAATGCGTTCCGGCTGGAGAAAGAGATCGACGGGACGCTCAAAGCATTCGAATACAAAATCGACGATGAAAGCGTCCTGAAAGTCCATAAGGCGACGGACTCATACGAAGCCAAAGTCGAAAAGCTGGACCTCGAGACCCGGGAAAAAACCATCACCGCTGAGATTCACACTTCGCTCTGGGAAGCGCTTGGCGATCTGCCGAAGCGGGAATACCTCGCGACCGAACTGGCCGAAATGTTCCAGTGGGAAGTCGATTTCAGTAACGAGATCCAGCCGGGAGACCAGATCCGCCTGATCGTCGAGGAGTCGTTGCACGACGGCAATTTCGTTAAATACGGCAGGGTTGAAGCCGCTGAGCTTGTGAATTCGGGGCGCCGTTACCGCGGTTACCTGTTCAGCGATTCCTATTATGACGAGAAAGGTGTTTCGCTGAAGCGCGCCATTCTGGCTTCGCCCTTGAAATTTACGCCGCGCATCACTTCTGGCTTTACCAGCCGCCGCATGCACCCCATTCTTGGAGTGGAACGCGCCCACCTTGCCACCGACTACGGTGCCCCGACCGGAAGCCCTGTCGTCTCGGTCGCAAACGGAACGGTTACCTTTGCGGGATGGGATAGCGGATACGGCAATCTCGTCCGCATCAAGCACGCCGGCGGGCTAACCAGTGGGTACGGCCACCTGTCCAAGATTGCGGCTGGCGTCCAGCCGGGTCATGCGATCAAGCAAGGCGAACTGGTGGGCCTGGTGGGACAGACCGGCCTGGCCACAGGCCCGCATCTTCACTTCATGATGGCCAAGAACGGCACCCCGATCAATCCTGTTCCCTCGCTGAAGAAGGGTGAACCTGCGCTCCCCATCGAGGGCAGTATTAAAGCCGAGTTCGCCAAGTCGATCGTTCCGGTGCAAGCCAAGCTGGACGCGCTCGATTCCAACTCCCCGGCATTGACAGCGGCTCGTCGATAA
- a CDS encoding phosphoenolpyruvate carboxylase, which yields MAPPVPGGDLFWRAADQHQRLNELAGVPPDIKEEPLRRDVRSLGHLLGNVIREQEGEPLFLKVETLRKLSIAHRADHGGFGPAHEIIRGLSTGDAAALTKAFSIYFELTNLAETNHRKRRRRAAELAPDAAPQPGTFKGTLVRIRKAGMTLDTMLAALRQIVVTPVFTAHPTEVARRTVLWKRTQISELLEAIDVLPLVDAKAAEIQEQIAAAITALWQTEEVRRNPPSVFDEIDMGLDYSRVLLETVPGLYDVLAQDIRDIWAAPLESPELPRMLQFGSWIGGDRDGNPHVTPECTERALNAARHSVIAFYIQMMDVLRRQLSSSITHAGVSSELQDQLKHYLNYLDFEIADRPDEPYRQFASCIAFRLKLALDQKDDQRGYWFASDFLSDLRIMRESLRANKGGRLAGLLIDPLIRQADTFGFYLHTLDIRQHARVHAAALQALKDDRLKTDDARDLLDTLRTIGRLQQAYPAEALQSYIISGATCAEDVLSFKWLAELGGIDPARLQPVPLFESIESLRASADVCRRIWRDPAYSKMLDNCGRRQEVMLGYSDSNKDGGMLTSTWELYKAHDALHRCAAGCGIQLKLFHGRGGTVGRGGGPTHQAIVAQPPGAFTGQLKITEQGEVLNWKYSDRILAERNIELMIAAALEALLRPSSIPFNPEWASAMDSMSSDAYEYYIRTIRDNPDTIPYFESATPATEFDLAKIGSRPARRKPSRDLDELRAIPWVFGWMQSRHGLPGWFGVGYALDRFQDQKLLNAMLEGFPLFADLVRNVEIALAKSDMAIAQLYSELVDDETLRHRMFGLIKEEFARSNEAVLRVTNQKELLETNRVLARSIRLRNPYVDPMSLIQVDLLRRKRTGMDTPELRNTLAATMHGISAGLRNTG from the coding sequence ATGGCCCCTCCAGTACCCGGCGGCGATCTTTTCTGGCGAGCCGCAGATCAACATCAGCGGCTGAACGAACTTGCCGGCGTCCCCCCGGACATCAAGGAAGAACCTCTGAGGCGGGACGTCCGCTCGCTCGGCCACCTGCTTGGAAACGTCATCAGGGAACAGGAAGGCGAACCGCTGTTTCTGAAGGTCGAGACTCTTCGGAAGCTGTCCATCGCTCACCGCGCAGATCATGGCGGTTTTGGCCCCGCACATGAAATCATCCGCGGTCTTTCGACAGGCGATGCAGCGGCGCTTACCAAGGCTTTCAGCATTTACTTCGAGCTGACGAATCTGGCCGAGACCAACCATCGCAAACGCAGGCGGCGCGCCGCGGAACTGGCGCCTGACGCAGCGCCTCAACCGGGAACATTCAAAGGGACGCTGGTTCGGATCCGGAAAGCTGGAATGACACTGGACACCATGCTGGCAGCATTGCGGCAAATTGTCGTGACACCGGTTTTCACGGCCCATCCGACCGAAGTTGCCCGCCGGACGGTGCTATGGAAAAGAACGCAGATTTCCGAACTGCTGGAGGCCATCGACGTCCTTCCACTCGTTGACGCAAAGGCCGCAGAAATCCAGGAACAGATCGCTGCGGCGATCACGGCTCTCTGGCAGACCGAGGAAGTGCGGCGCAACCCCCCATCCGTCTTTGATGAAATCGACATGGGCCTGGACTACAGCCGTGTCCTCCTGGAAACCGTGCCCGGCTTGTACGACGTTCTCGCTCAGGATATCCGCGATATCTGGGCAGCGCCTCTCGAATCTCCGGAGCTTCCTCGCATGCTTCAGTTCGGTTCCTGGATCGGCGGCGACCGCGACGGCAATCCCCACGTCACACCGGAATGCACGGAGAGAGCTCTGAATGCCGCGCGCCATTCCGTTATCGCGTTCTACATCCAGATGATGGACGTACTGCGGCGGCAACTCAGTTCATCGATCACACATGCAGGTGTATCGAGCGAGCTTCAAGACCAGCTGAAGCACTATTTGAACTACCTTGATTTCGAGATCGCGGACAGACCCGATGAGCCATACCGCCAGTTCGCCAGCTGTATCGCATTCCGGCTGAAACTCGCGCTCGACCAAAAAGACGATCAACGCGGTTACTGGTTCGCAAGCGACTTCCTGAGCGACCTGAGAATCATGCGTGAGAGCCTGCGTGCCAACAAAGGCGGACGGCTGGCGGGATTGCTCATCGATCCGCTGATCCGTCAGGCGGACACTTTCGGTTTTTACCTTCATACGCTCGACATACGGCAGCACGCGCGCGTTCATGCCGCGGCCTTGCAAGCGCTTAAAGACGACCGGCTGAAAACGGACGATGCGCGCGACCTGCTCGACACCTTGCGCACGATCGGACGGCTTCAGCAGGCGTATCCAGCGGAAGCTCTCCAGAGCTACATCATCAGTGGCGCCACCTGCGCCGAAGACGTTCTCTCATTTAAATGGCTTGCGGAATTGGGAGGCATCGACCCGGCGCGCCTGCAGCCCGTTCCTCTGTTCGAATCGATCGAAAGCCTTCGAGCCAGCGCAGATGTCTGCCGCCGGATCTGGCGGGATCCCGCATACTCCAAAATGCTCGACAACTGCGGGCGCAGGCAGGAAGTCATGCTGGGATATTCCGACTCGAACAAGGACGGCGGCATGCTCACCAGCACATGGGAGCTGTATAAAGCGCATGACGCGCTCCATCGCTGCGCCGCCGGATGCGGAATTCAGCTCAAGCTGTTTCACGGCCGCGGCGGAACGGTCGGCCGCGGCGGTGGACCAACGCATCAGGCGATTGTGGCGCAACCTCCCGGCGCCTTCACCGGACAGCTCAAGATTACCGAACAGGGCGAAGTCCTGAATTGGAAGTATTCCGACCGCATCCTCGCCGAACGCAACATCGAATTGATGATTGCAGCAGCGCTCGAGGCCTTGCTGAGGCCCAGCAGTATTCCATTCAACCCGGAATGGGCAAGCGCGATGGATAGCATGTCGAGCGACGCATATGAGTACTACATCCGGACGATCCGCGATAATCCGGACACGATTCCCTATTTCGAATCTGCAACGCCGGCAACCGAGTTCGATCTTGCGAAGATCGGCTCGCGGCCGGCGCGGCGAAAACCGAGCCGGGACCTGGACGAGCTCCGCGCCATTCCGTGGGTTTTCGGTTGGATGCAAAGCCGGCACGGGCTGCCCGGCTGGTTCGGCGTCGGATATGCGCTCGATCGTTTTCAGGACCAGAAACTTTTGAATGCAATGCTTGAGGGATTTCCTTTATTCGCCGATCTGGTCCGTAACGTCGAAATCGCCCTGGCAAAATCGGACATGGCGATCGCGCAGCTTTATTCCGAACTGGTTGATGACGAGACACTGCGTCATCGGATGTTCGGACTGATCAAGGAAGAATTCGCGCGCAGCAACGAAGCTGTTCTGCGCGTCACGAATCAAAAAGAGCTGCTGGAAACCAATCGTGTTCTCGCCAGATCGATTCGTCTGCGCAATCCTTATGTCGATCCGATGAGCCTGATTCAGGTGGATCTGCTCCGCCGGAAGAGAACCGGGATGGATACTCCCGAGCTGAGGAACACCCTCGCAGCGACAATGCACGGCATTTCCGCGGGCCTGCGCAATACGGGCTAA
- a CDS encoding DUF885 domain-containing protein, translated as MQRHLLFILVLLSAGCGSPKTETPAGSPAPAGQDFEKLTDDLLYGSLALSPVSATQTGYHVHNGVQLDEMIDDFSPAGMDAQRKFYQDFQTRVNGWNAGSLDKEQQADLEIMKNDLNLYLLDLTTIQSYKHNPTIYVELAGNALFEPSVLNYAPLDMRFGQIIKRLEKFPTLFAQAKANLVDSPEIWNKVAREENDGNMDLIDKELRSKVPDPQKADYERAATAALAALKDFTTFLEKDLSKKTSDWRLGKENYARKFEYTLVTGKAPEQLLAEAEADLQTTRQEMEKLAAPKTVEQALNDIAKQHAAPDTYLDQAKKDLAEATAFVREKDLLTLPPRANLEVIPTPEFMRGIYAVGGFNAAPPLEPELGAFYWITPIPKTWPKDRVESKLREYNNYGLQQLTVHEAMPGHYVQLEYANDVQPKSRRLLRDVFGNGPYIEGWAVYTQQLMTDQGYPDNSQGMHLTWDKQLLRVLANTILDVRLQTMGMTDQQALDLMIKDTYQEKEEATAKLQRAKLSSCQLPMYYSGWKGWLQTRDHYKQKQGSNFSLKDFHEKALKESAVPVPVLDRLLNQ; from the coding sequence ATGCAACGACATCTATTGTTCATTCTGGTACTCCTGTCCGCCGGTTGCGGCAGTCCGAAAACCGAGACTCCTGCCGGCAGCCCGGCGCCGGCAGGTCAGGATTTCGAAAAGCTTACCGATGATCTTCTTTACGGCAGCCTGGCTTTGTCGCCCGTGAGCGCCACTCAGACGGGATACCACGTGCACAACGGGGTCCAACTGGACGAAATGATCGACGATTTCAGTCCGGCCGGCATGGACGCGCAGCGCAAGTTCTATCAGGATTTCCAGACTCGTGTGAATGGGTGGAACGCGGGTTCCCTCGATAAGGAGCAACAGGCGGACCTTGAAATCATGAAGAACGATCTCAATCTCTACCTCCTCGACCTGACCACGATTCAGAGCTACAAGCACAATCCCACCATTTATGTCGAACTGGCCGGCAATGCCCTATTCGAACCTTCTGTTCTGAACTATGCCCCCCTGGATATGCGTTTTGGCCAGATCATCAAACGGCTCGAGAAATTTCCCACCCTTTTCGCGCAGGCGAAAGCCAACCTGGTGGATTCACCGGAGATCTGGAATAAGGTCGCGAGAGAAGAGAATGACGGCAACATGGACCTGATCGATAAGGAACTGCGTTCAAAGGTGCCGGATCCTCAGAAAGCCGACTACGAACGCGCAGCAACTGCTGCACTCGCGGCGCTGAAAGATTTCACCACCTTCCTCGAGAAGGACCTCTCGAAGAAAACGAGCGACTGGCGGCTGGGCAAAGAAAACTATGCGCGCAAGTTCGAGTACACGCTGGTAACGGGGAAGGCGCCCGAGCAGTTGCTTGCCGAAGCGGAAGCCGATCTCCAGACCACGCGCCAGGAAATGGAAAAGCTGGCTGCTCCGAAGACCGTCGAGCAGGCGCTTAACGATATCGCCAAACAGCATGCGGCGCCGGATACTTATTTGGATCAGGCGAAGAAGGATCTGGCGGAGGCGACTGCATTTGTGCGGGAAAAGGATTTGCTGACGCTGCCGCCGCGTGCCAATCTTGAAGTTATACCGACACCGGAATTCATGCGCGGTATCTATGCCGTCGGCGGCTTTAACGCAGCTCCTCCTTTAGAGCCGGAACTTGGCGCATTCTATTGGATCACTCCGATTCCCAAGACCTGGCCGAAGGATCGCGTCGAATCGAAACTTCGGGAATATAACAACTATGGATTGCAGCAGCTGACCGTGCATGAAGCCATGCCCGGTCACTATGTTCAACTCGAATATGCGAATGACGTCCAGCCCAAATCGCGGCGTCTGTTGCGGGATGTATTCGGCAACGGTCCTTATATAGAGGGCTGGGCCGTTTATACGCAGCAGTTGATGACCGATCAGGGATATCCGGACAACAGCCAGGGAATGCATTTGACCTGGGACAAACAGCTGCTCCGAGTTCTCGCGAACACCATTCTTGATGTCCGCCTGCAAACCATGGGGATGACGGACCAGCAGGCCCTCGATCTGATGATCAAGGACACCTACCAGGAAAAGGAAGAGGCCACCGCCAAGCTCCAGCGCGCAAAACTGTCATCCTGCCAGTTGCCCATGTATTACTCAGGATGGAAGGGCTGGCTGCAAACCCGCGATCATTATAAGCAGAAACAGGGCAGCAACTTCTCTCTCAAGGACTTCCACGAGAAGGCTTTAAAGGAAAGCGCGGTTCCGGTCCCTGTCCTGGACCGGTTACTCAACCAATAG